The sequence CCTCCTTCACATTGCGTGCGCCCGAGGAACTGATCAGGAAGATGatctttcttcctcttcttcaggTGAATGCTTCTTCAGGAGATGAGACTCTTTATATCATTAGTATGAACTGTGATCTTAATTTGTGATGATAATGTTTTTTGTGTGTGGTATGTTAGTACAGAGAAGGAGAAGATAGATCTTCTACCACacaaagatgaagatgaaggcctgagagataataataataatagacaAGAAGAGACAAACAAAACTTCCTTCAGCACTGTTGCCTTGTGTGTTAGTATCTTCTTGCATCTGATGCTAATAATATGTTTTTGCTCTGTAAACGAAACTTAATGTTGTATTCTTTCTCTCAATAGGTAAGCACTGCCGTGGCATTTGGAATCGGGATAGGTTTCAAGGAAGGTGTTGGCAAGGCGTCAGAGTTTTTTGCAGGGTGCTTTGAATATTATACATACAAGTTTGATTAGCTCTGAAGGCGATATCTATTAagttaaactgttttttttttcaaacttctTGCAGCTATTTGTTGGAGCAAAGCTTGTCAGTGGACAACTTGTTTGTTTTTGTACTCGTCTTCAAGTACTTCAAAGTGCCACTCATGTACCAGGTACCAGTTTATCTGCACAGAGATTTAGTTCTTGACTATAATAGAGTATTATATAATTTTGCTATGTTGGATCTATAGAATCGGGTGCTTACCTATGGTGTAGCTGGTGCAATTCTCTTTCGCTTCTCGCTCATAGTGCTAGGAACAGCCACTCTTCAGGTGACTTCTATGTTTGGACTTTGGATCAGAGCGTTTGTTATTGTATTGCtgtttattttattctttttttctgcCTCATTTGAGATCAATTTCTAAATCCTCCCTACGATCTTTCAGAGATTTGAAGCAGTGAATCTTCTGCTTGCTGCAGTACTCTTGTATTCGTCTTTCAAGGTGCGTGTTTCCTCATCTTAGCATCTATACCTATAATACACACATGACACAACTATTAGTAAGGAACATAAATGATGGTCCATCGCTTAGTTTTTATGTGCCCAATGTCTTGTTGCAGTTATTTTCAAGTGAAGAAGATGATACAGATCTATCTGACAACTTCATTGTAAAGACATGCCAGAGATTTATTCCTGTCACATGTAATATACctcgtctttttttttctttctgttccCTCTAGTTACTTGCATTATATGTAGTCATGCGTCTAATTTCAGTGATAAATACTGTTTCCCATGCTTCCCattaactgatttttttttccttcttgctTATGTTTTAAACTGTGGGCAGCAAGTTACGATGGAAATAGGTTTTTCACAAAGAATGATGGCATTTGGAAAGTAAGTATTTCACTAAATttatcatagtatcttttgactGGGGTTCTAATCTATCTCAAAACAATTTGGCAGGCCACACCATTGCTTCTCACAGTAGCAGTTATCGAGCTCAGCGACATAGCATTTGCTGTATACTCCATCACCACTTTGTGAATCTTTTTGTggctattttaaaaatatgaagcGAAGCACTGATGCTGGTTGCCCATTCTCTTAGGTTGACTCAATACCAGCTGTTTTTGGCGTCACAAGGGATCCTTTTATAGTCTTGACCTCTAATCTGTTTGCAATCATAGGTACTAACTTTTTTAGTCTGTACTTGATCTTGTTGATGTTGATGCTGCCAATATTATTGGAAAATTTGAATTGAATTATTTAGTGGGAAATTTTGCATAACagtttatttattatgttttggctTCAGGATTGAGGTCTCTCTATACTTTGATTTCTGAAGGAATGGGGGAGCTGGAATATTTGCAGGTATCATTTATcacttgttttatttttcattcagCTTATCTCTGTTTAATGTTCCAACAAAACTAAGTAGTCAAATgcataagagagagagagagttcctTAACTGTGGTCATCAGTATCTAATCTTGTCTTTGCCTTAACCAGCCATCAATAGCAGTTGTTCTTGGCTTCATCGGATTCAAGATGATCCTCGATTTCTTTGGTATAATTCATCCAAAATTTTCTTGAACAAAAAATCACCACAAAAAACTAAGCTCTGTCAACATTTTTTCCTCATTGCAGGCTTCCATGTATCGACCGAGGCATCACTTGGTGTTGTGGCACTCTCTCTCAGCACCGGAGTTTTGTTGAGCCTAGCAAACAAATCCGGCGACAGCTAACTAAGAGAATGGGGGGAAGAGCTTCCAGATGTAGTCAATCAAACAGTTCATAAGAACAAAATCGCATTGTTCATTAAATCATTCCACATATGTGTTACTGTAGATAAAACACAGCTGCGGAGAACAAGATTTTTAGACCCAAACTTAATCTATTTGTCTGTAAGAACGTTGGCTTTGTTAGTCCGCCGGCTATGAAACGAATTGATTGTTTTGAGACGAGTTGACTCTTCTTTGATAGACAAGTCATTTTGTTGCTCAGTCAAAAAGCTTGAAAGTGAGGAATGATAGAGTCGATAGTGAAGGATGTTTCTTTCAGCGTTGTGTTATGCTCCATAAATGTCTGCTTCTAGCATTGTGACACAAAGTTATATCTAGTTTAGACTTGGGTTGTTTTGATTTGCTTTAAAGATAAGAGGAAGCAGAAGCAGTGAAGAAGATGGATGCATCATGTATGTCTCATATTTTAGGTAACCAATAGTCCCTCTCGCCCTCTTCTTGCTAACTGTCATAGAGATGCTCATCACCTCTAGCTTTAATCATAAGATTACATCTACTTCTAGCTTTCATCATCATAATGTATCGCAAAATCATGGTAGATAGATATAAAGTGACAGCTTGCAATAATACACAAAGGAAAGTCATACACAAATCACCAGTTCCGTACACACCCATCAAATAGAACACACATGGACTGGATTCACATTCACTTATTTAAATAGAGTTACCTTAGTTAAAACAGGGACTCTTATCACGTAGTCTGAAAGGCAAAGGGAGCTCACTCAAAcctggaaaaaaaaagacataaggAATCACAAACTATGTGTCTCGACCTATTAGAGTATCAAGCAATAATTAATGTAGAAGAATGTTGATGTGTTTTACCAGCATGGAAAGCTCAGGTATGGGATCAAACATCGCGAACGTGGTTGAAGTCCTCCAACTTCTTGAGATTCTCCCATGCTTTCTCCAAAACCTTGGCCTCGTAGACCTTCTTGGTCTCGCCATCAGCCACCTCCACGGTGAGATGGTGCATCGTTCCCGCCACAACCTGTGTTTTCGCACCAAGGAGCCTCCTGTACTCCAGAGTCACGTTCTACACACATAACACAATCATTTTGGATGTAAATTAAAAGGAAAATGAAACTAGCCTAATAGAAAACGTACCTCCTTCTTGTTATGCTCGTCGACAGCGAAACGAGCGAGACTCTCGACTTGAAGATCATTTGCATTTGCATCAACATCGCGAACTCCTCCGACGATTGTACCTCCTTGTTGATCCGCCATTATCGCctgcttcctttttttttattttctcgaAATATTATTTGATTCGTAGCTGTCTTCTAATCCGctgtactatatatatatagagggaATCTTAAAGCGCGTTTTCTTATCCTTCAAGAATAATTCTTTTCCAGTATTTGTGACTCATTATATAACACTAACCATcgaaactatatattatatgtaaatCGAATTATACAGAGAGATTAAACTAAAAGAAGAAACTATTGATAACATCCATAACCAGAAAGGGGTAAGGTCAGGCCCATACCGTATAGTATGTATCGGGCCGATCAAAAGATGTCACCACGAATAAGACATTTcttcacctttttttttgtgtttattttgtCAACATTTGATAAAATCAttgtaaaccaaaaaaaaaaaagaaaaactgcCAAATTTACGTTAGACTCTCTTAAGCAAAACATCTAATAtgtttgaatttcaaaaaaaaatatattatatgaattaGCTAGGAAAACAATATTCAatcttaaaagaaaattatatttggaGGACTTCTTCTAGCTAAAACATGTGTGGCATTATGGGATTGTCTTTTGacaaagtaaaaaaaagaaaaatataggtAGTTTACAGCTCCAAGTTTAGTGTTTGCAAACTAAAATTGGTGATTGACATATCTTGAACTACATTTACCAACATTTGTGAATCACATTCGAAATCAAATGTTAGGAGTAATCTGAAAGTTGATATAGAGTGACTATTTGGAAAAATCTATCAGTCTAAAATGGATGACTTAAAGAATGGGTAGGTCAAATTGTCTTCCCATACCATAAGTGTGCGCAAATAAAtacagaaaacaaaaacttgTCTACTctgtctttatttttattttatttttgtaactgcAAGTTGGTCGAACGTGTGTCGATAATAACTTGTTTCAAAAGAGATAAAAAAAGACACCAAGTCTTAAAAGTCACTTCCGTCTCCCtcccactctctctctctctctctctctctctctctctctctcccttaaataaaaaacaaagcaGAATCGGTTTCATCAGCTTAGCCACTAATTCTAATCCCACCACCATGGCAACAACAACGCCTCCCCGCCGCATAACCACCGGTTCGATCACCTCGGTCCAATCGCATTCCGCGGTTCGACCTCTATCAATGATATCTCTAATCCGTCGACATCACCACCTCGATCAACCTTCGTCTGCCGTCGCCAATTGCCTCTGCCTCCAGGCGGTGGTTAATCGAAGCGGTCGCGAGATCGCCTTGGGAAGGATCTGATAACGGAGGAGCTCAGGCTGATGGTAAAAAGCCAGGCGTGTGCGGTTACGCGATCAGCGGCAACGAGATCGAAGGGAGCAGTGGGGAGCTTGTGGAGGGAGATCAGCAGCATGTCAATACGATGGAGATGGTGATGTGGGCAGCGGCTACGGCGGCGTTTGGAGTCGCGAACCGTGTGATGTACAAGCTAGCGCTGGTTCCGCTCAAACAGTATCCCTTCTTCCTCGCGCAACTCTCCACCTTCGGGTAAAATGAAATCTCTGTGTTTTGCTTATTGacgttaattaattttattttagaggtCGTAACACGTTCTTAATCTTACATTTgataaactaatttaaaattcACGAACCTACGTGGCTTGCATAATTTGAGCTAGTCCTAAAGAATAGTTCCCAAGTAAAACAAACAAGTATCAATCTGTCTgtatacattttttatattgttagtGGAAACTTAAAATGTTGGTTATATATAGTTTCTTTTTATGTAATCACTAATGCTTGACCGGAAATTAATATTTGGTGGTTTTGAGAATTAATTTCAAATACATTTTCTcacaataattttgttttttttttcttctaaaaaatgACCTCTAGAAATATTAGGTTTGatgttatacatttttaaaatgcaaGGGGGAGATGcgaataaattaaaaaaaaaaaaaaactgggtCAG comes from Brassica rapa cultivar Chiifu-401-42 chromosome A02, CAAS_Brap_v3.01, whole genome shotgun sequence and encodes:
- the LOC103850815 gene encoding thylakoid membrane protein TERC, chloroplastic isoform X2, which translates into the protein MSLVASVIHLSPAKPDRIFLNIPVIPPHRLRARGWTQSRPSLLANPSMCFSAANRRLLHIACARGTDQEDDLSSSSSEKEKIDLLPHKDEDEGLRDNNNNRQEETNKTSFSTVALCVSTAVAFGIGIGFKEGVGKASEFFAGYLLEQSLSVDNLFVFVLVFKYFKVPLMYQNRVLTYGVAGAILFRFSLIVLGTATLQRFEAVNLLLAAVLLYSSFKLFSSEEDDTDLSDNFIVKTCQRFIPVTSSYDGNRFFTKNDGIWKATPLLLTVAVIELSDIAFAVDSIPAVFGVTRDPFIVLTSNLFAIIGLRSLYTLISEGMGELEYLQPSIAVVLGFIGFKMILDFFGFHVSTEASLGVVALSLSTGVLLSLANKSGDS
- the CYS1-2 gene encoding cysteine proteinase inhibitor 1 — encoded protein: MADQQGGTIVGGVRDVDANANDLQVESLARFAVDEHNKKENVTLEYRRLLGAKTQVVAGTMHHLTVEVADGETKKVYEAKVLEKAWENLKKLEDFNHVRDV
- the LOC103850815 gene encoding thylakoid membrane protein TERC, chloroplastic isoform X1; this translates as MSLVASVIHLSPAKPDRIFLNIPVIPPHRLRARGWTQSRPSLLANPSMCFSAANRRLLHIACARGTDQEDDLSSSSSTEKEKIDLLPHKDEDEGLRDNNNNRQEETNKTSFSTVALCVSTAVAFGIGIGFKEGVGKASEFFAGYLLEQSLSVDNLFVFVLVFKYFKVPLMYQNRVLTYGVAGAILFRFSLIVLGTATLQRFEAVNLLLAAVLLYSSFKLFSSEEDDTDLSDNFIVKTCQRFIPVTSSYDGNRFFTKNDGIWKATPLLLTVAVIELSDIAFAVDSIPAVFGVTRDPFIVLTSNLFAIIGLRSLYTLISEGMGELEYLQPSIAVVLGFIGFKMILDFFGFHVSTEASLGVVALSLSTGVLLSLANKSGDS